TCGTGACGCCGTACGTCGTCGTCACCGGGTTGAGGAAGCTCGGCGGCGCCGAGTGCTGCAGCCGCGCGTCGTAGGAGTAGGCCTTCCGGTACCCGCTCGACCCGGAGCGCACGACGCCGCGGAACTTCTGCGCGATCGCTCCGTAGATCGTGAGGGTGCCGCGGTCGCCGCCGTACGCGTAGTTCTGGACCTGGAAGGTGTGCGCCGCCGAGATGATGGCCGCGTCGATCTCGCGACCGGTGTCCCCGAGCATCGAGGTCACGCACGTGCTCCGTCCGCACGCCGAGTTCTGCACGGGGTTCCAGACCATGACGGCGTTGGTGGCGGTGAGTCCGAGCATGTCGGAGCCGCGGTCCTCGTAGGTGGTGTCGCCCGTCACGTAGAGGTAGTTCTCGGCGGCCACGGTCACCTGCCCGTCGACGACGCCGTGCACGAACGCATCGCCGGACCGGGAACCGTAGCTGCACGGGGACGAGCTCAGTTGCACCTCGCCGGTGCGCGGGTACCCGACCCCGTTGCCCTGGTTGCAGGTGTCCGGCAGCGCGGTCGTCGAGGACGCGTTCACGTCGCCCGCCTGGGGCACGTTCTGGACGTAGACGAGGTTGTTCGCCGGGACCGGGACGGTCGCGCCGGCGCTCGAGCCGAGCGCACCGGCACCGGTGCCGGGCTTGCCGCACGCCGCCGGCGCGGTGCCCTGCAGGGGGTTCGTCGCGTCGGTGCTCGTCATCTTCGACCACGGCGAGCGCACGGTCATGGTGCCGTCCGCGTTGAAGGTGATGTCCGTCGGACCGGTGTACATGCAGCCGGGCGTGCGGGTCGCCGACGCGACGGTGTTGTACTGGGTGGCGGACTTCTGCTGCGCGTTCGTCGACGGCATGCCGATCGTCGACGTGAAGGCCGGCTGCGTCACCCCCGCGGGGAAGGACTGCCCGGAGCAGGACACGCCGTTCGAGTCCACCGGGTTGTACCGGAGGCCGCTGGTCGGGTTCGACGTCGTGATCTGCTTGGTGAAGCTCGCCTGGCAGATGCGCATCGTGTCGTTCGAGTGCGCCGGACCGTCGATGGTGTCCCCGCCGGAGAACGCGATCTCCCCGCACTGGTTGCCGTTCCGGATCGCGGGACGTCCCTCCCACGCGTGCTTGACGCACGACTGTGGGACCCCCGTGAGCACCGGGTCCTGGATCTCGTAGTCGGTGAAGTACAGGAAGTCGATGAAGCCCTGCTGGCGGATGCTCGCCACGACGGACCGGACGGCGGAGCCGACCTTCCCCGTGGCACGGATCCGGATGCTCCCCGTGTCGAGGTACTTCGAGGCGTCGACCTCGTACCGGTAGGCGGAGCGACCGTCGCCTCCCGGGACCGTCGCCCAGGTGCCGGTCGCACCGGTACCGAACGCGGGGTTGCTGGCGAGCCCCGTGGGGAGCGTCAGTGCCGTGCTCGTCGAGGAGAAGGGCGCGGCTGGGTTCCCGTACTGGGTGTACCCGGTGTCGTTCGAGAGCCGCGCCTCGTAGTCCTGGACACCGGCGTAGGCAGCACTGAGCGCGGCGTTCCAGTCGGAGTCGGACGAGGACTTCTTGATCCCGGCGACGGCGACGGTGGTCGCAGTCGCGATCATGAACACCACGACCGTCCCGAAGATGATGGCGATCGCGAGGGCCATGCCACGCTCGTCGCGGAGCGCGTCGAGGTGCAGTGCGCGTCGGAGGCGGATCACGACTGGTCCCCTGTCGGATCGAGGAGGTTCGGCAGACCGATGGTGTTCCGGAGGGTCGTGCCGTTCTGCAGGGTGCTCGCCGACGACGACACCCGGAGCGTGACGCGGACGAACGCGATCTGACCCAGCTGGGCCGCGGAGAGCAGACCGGTCGACGGGTCGGGTGTCAGGGTGGCGCCGGAGAGCTGCAGGTACTCGAACACCGGGGTGGCCCCGGCGGCCGGGACCACGATCGACGAGGTGATCGTCGTCGTCGTGCCGGATCCGGGGAACGTGTAGTAGGCGTTGTCGGTCGTGACCCCGGGGACGATCTGCTCGGTCAGGGTGCCCGAGGAGCCGACCGTGAAGCGGACCTGCTGGGGCGCCGCGGTCCGCCCGGTCGCGACCAGGGTCGTGAACTGCACCGTGTTCGTGCCCGCGACGGCGAAGGCCGGGGCGTCGCTCGTCCCGAGACGCGGGTTGTCCGCGGCGGAACGCACCTTGCGGACGACCTCGTTCATGGCGGTCGACACCGCCCGACCGTTCTGGTCCCGGGCCGCCGCGAACGTCGTCGCCGTGGTGATCGAGTA
The Curtobacterium citreum genome window above contains:
- a CDS encoding PulJ/GspJ family protein, which produces MNRLARTVLDRVRRDDRGLTLVELLIAMGLFAVLLAIVGGTFYSITTATTFAAARDQNGRAVSTAMNEVVRKVRSAADNPRLGTSDAPAFAVAGTNTVQFTTLVATGRTAAPQQVRFTVGSSGTLTEQIVPGVTTDNAYYTFPGSGTTTTITSSIVVPAAGATPVFEYLQLSGATLTPDPSTGLLSAAQLGQIAFVRVTLRVSSSASTLQNGTTLRNTIGLPNLLDPTGDQS